A portion of the Toxotes jaculatrix isolate fToxJac2 chromosome 16, fToxJac2.pri, whole genome shotgun sequence genome contains these proteins:
- the st8sia3 gene encoding sia-alpha-2,3-Gal-beta-1,4-GlcNAc-R:alpha 2,8-sialyltransferase isoform X1, translating into MAASSGIMLQVTNSQLAMKYLDPAFTPLTNALSEDLQNSSKWRYNSTAFIQQRNEISQYIDIPHNFTLTRGSVRIGQLMHYDYSSHKYVFSIGENFHSLLPEASPILNKHYNVCAVVGNSGILTGSRCGPQIEKFDFVFRCNFAPTEIFKKDVGRRTNMTTFNPSILEKYYNNLLTVQDRNNFFLSLKKLDDAILWIPAFFFHTSATVTRTLVDFFVEHRGQLKVQLAWPGNIMQYINNYWKTKQLSPKRLSTGILMYTLASSMCDQIHLYGFWPFGWDPNTGKELPYHYYDKKGTKFTTKWQESHQLPAEFKLLYKMHTEGLLKLTLSHCA; encoded by the exons atggctgcttccagcgGGATAATGCTCCAAGTCACAAA CTCCCAGCTGGCGATGAAGTATCTGGACCCAGCTTTCACTCCTCTGACCAATGCTCTCAGCGAGGACCTGCAGAACTCCTCTAAATGGAGGTACAACAGCACTGCTTTTATACAGCAGAG GAATGAGATCTCTCAGTACATCGACATCCCCCACAACTTCACACTGACACGAGGTTCGGTCCGAATCGGACAGCTGATGCATTACGACTACTCCAGCCATAAGTACGTCTTCTCCATCGGGGAGAACTTCCACTCGCTCCTCCCTGAGGCCTCGCCCATCCTCAACAAACATTACAACGTCTGTGCTGTGGTCGGCAACAGCGGCATCCTCACCGGCTCGCGCTGCGGACCCCAGATCGAGAAGTTCGACTTTGTCTTCCGCTGCAACTTTGCACCAACTGAGATCTTTAAGAAGGATGTTGGGCGGCGGACCAACATGACAACTTTTAACCCCAGTATCCTGGAGAAATACTACAACAATTTGCTGACTGTGCAGGACAGAAACAACTTCTTCCTGAGCCTGAAGAAGCTGGACGATGCCATCCTGTGGATCCCGGCCTTTTTCTTCCACACGTCGGCCACGGTGACGAGGACGCTGGTCGACTTCTTCGTGGAGCATCGAGGTCAGCTGAAGGTCCAGCTGGCCTGGCCTGGAAACATCATGCAGTACATCAACAA CTACTGGAAAACCAAGCAGCTTTCGCCAAAACGCCTGAGCACCGGCATCCTGATGTACACTCTGGCGTCATCCATGTGTGACCAGATCCACCTGTATGGCTTCTGGCCCTTTGGCTGGGACCCGAACACGGGTAAGGAGCTGCCGTACCATTACTACGACAAGAAGGGCACCAAGTTCACCACCAAGTGGCAGGAGTCCCATCAACTGCCCGCTGAGTTCAAACTCCTCTACAAGATGCATACGGAGGGATTGCTGAAGCTCACCCTCTCCCACTGTGCTTAG
- the st8sia3 gene encoding sia-alpha-2,3-Gal-beta-1,4-GlcNAc-R:alpha 2,8-sialyltransferase isoform X2 yields the protein MRCAWVFAISSSWPVSDPLVRGGCFPQRGRMVRIASALGLVMFSVALLILSLISYVSIKKDFLLSTPRYGPNGGPRMYMFHAGFRERPPRKPDLSSQLAMKYLDPAFTPLTNALSEDLQNSSKWRYNSTAFIQQRNEISQYIDIPHNFTLTRGSVRIGQLMHYDYSSHKYVFSIGENFHSLLPEASPILNKHYNVCAVVGNSGILTGSRCGPQIEKFDFVFRCNFAPTEIFKKDVGRRTNMTTFNPSILEKYYNNLLTVQDRNNFFLSLKKLDDAILWIPAFFFHTSATVTRTLVDFFVEHRGQLKVQLAWPGNIMQYINNYWKTKQLSPKRLSTGILMYTLASSMCDQIHLYGFWPFGWDPNTGKELPYHYYDKKGTKFTTKWQESHQLPAEFKLLYKMHTEGLLKLTLSHCA from the exons ATGCGGTGCGCCTGGGTGTTCGCTATCTCCTCGTCCTGGCCGGTCAGTGATCCTCTGGTGCGGGGGGGCTGCTTCCCGCAGAGAGGCAGGATGGTGCGGATAGCCAGTGCGCTGGGGCTCGTCATGTTCAGTGTGGCGCTGCTCATCCTGTCCCTCATCAGCTACGTGTCCATCAAGAAGGACTTCCTGCTCAGCACCCCCAGATACGGACCTAATGGAGGACCCAGGATGTACATGTTTCACGCTGGGTTTCG CGAGAGGCCGCCTCGTAAGCCAGACCTGAG CTCCCAGCTGGCGATGAAGTATCTGGACCCAGCTTTCACTCCTCTGACCAATGCTCTCAGCGAGGACCTGCAGAACTCCTCTAAATGGAGGTACAACAGCACTGCTTTTATACAGCAGAG GAATGAGATCTCTCAGTACATCGACATCCCCCACAACTTCACACTGACACGAGGTTCGGTCCGAATCGGACAGCTGATGCATTACGACTACTCCAGCCATAAGTACGTCTTCTCCATCGGGGAGAACTTCCACTCGCTCCTCCCTGAGGCCTCGCCCATCCTCAACAAACATTACAACGTCTGTGCTGTGGTCGGCAACAGCGGCATCCTCACCGGCTCGCGCTGCGGACCCCAGATCGAGAAGTTCGACTTTGTCTTCCGCTGCAACTTTGCACCAACTGAGATCTTTAAGAAGGATGTTGGGCGGCGGACCAACATGACAACTTTTAACCCCAGTATCCTGGAGAAATACTACAACAATTTGCTGACTGTGCAGGACAGAAACAACTTCTTCCTGAGCCTGAAGAAGCTGGACGATGCCATCCTGTGGATCCCGGCCTTTTTCTTCCACACGTCGGCCACGGTGACGAGGACGCTGGTCGACTTCTTCGTGGAGCATCGAGGTCAGCTGAAGGTCCAGCTGGCCTGGCCTGGAAACATCATGCAGTACATCAACAA CTACTGGAAAACCAAGCAGCTTTCGCCAAAACGCCTGAGCACCGGCATCCTGATGTACACTCTGGCGTCATCCATGTGTGACCAGATCCACCTGTATGGCTTCTGGCCCTTTGGCTGGGACCCGAACACGGGTAAGGAGCTGCCGTACCATTACTACGACAAGAAGGGCACCAAGTTCACCACCAAGTGGCAGGAGTCCCATCAACTGCCCGCTGAGTTCAAACTCCTCTACAAGATGCATACGGAGGGATTGCTGAAGCTCACCCTCTCCCACTGTGCTTAG